The Horticoccus luteus DNA window GCGCTTCAGCGGCTCAGGCGAAGTTGACGTTGCCGCACAGGCCGGATTCCCCGGCACGTTGCAGCAAATTCAGCATCTTGCCGCACTCGGCCTGCCGGGTGCGGCGGCGGATCAGGATGATCAGGCCCGGATGCTCGGGGTGTTCGGCCGCCAGGGACAGGAAGTCATCCCGGTTGCAAGTGACCGTGATCTGGCCGTGCGTCCGGGCGTAAGCGAAGGCCTCTGCGTCCGGGGTCGTGATCGGTAGCACGTCGCGTAGCACCGTCGCCGTGTGGCCCCAATGGCGCAGCAGCAGCGCGATTTCCTCCGGGATGTCCTGATCGAGGAAGAACGTCACACCGGACCCTCGCTCATCTGCTGCGCGACCAAGGCATCGATCTCGACGCGGTGATCCTCGTAGTAGGACAAGCACTCGTAAACCTGCGCGCGGGTGACCCCAGGGAAGCTGCGGCACACCTCATCAATACTCGCGCCGTTGACGAGGAGGCCCACGACGTCATGCACGCCGATGCGGGTGCCCTCAATGATGGTGCGCCCCGAGCGAACGCCGGGGATTTGGGTCAGGTAGCGGTAAGTCGTGGCAGGCATGAGGGACAT harbors:
- a CDS encoding DUF5615 family PIN-like protein; its protein translation is MTFFLDQDIPEEIALLLRHWGHTATVLRDVLPITTPDAEAFAYARTHGQITVTCNRDDFLSLAAEHPEHPGLIILIRRRTRQAECGKMLNLLQRAGESGLCGNVNFA
- a CDS encoding DUF433 domain-containing protein translates to MMSLMPATTYRYLTQIPGVRSGRTIIEGTRIGVHDVVGLLVNGASIDEVCRSFPGVTRAQVYECLSYYEDHRVEIDALVAQQMSEGPV